From the Verrucomicrobiia bacterium genome, the window ACGATGCGGTGGCAGGGAATGACAAGGGCCAGAGGGTTCGTGGCGCAGGCGCGCGCGACCGCGCGTGCTGCGGAAGGATGGCCCATGGCTTTTGCCGCTTCCGAATAGCTGTACGTGGTGCCGGACGGAATGCTGCGCAGCCATTCCCAGACGCGACGCTGAAAAGCCGTGGCTTGCACGTCGTAGGGCAGGAGCGGCCAAGGCTTGTGCCCGGCCAGATAATCGACGAGCGCCTGCACCCAATCGCGCAGGTGCTCCGCGTCTTCGTCAAAACGCGCCTCCGGAAATTCCCGTTTGAGCTCGCTTTTCAATGCACCCTTGCTGCTCCCCAGCCGGACGGAGCAAATCCCCTTTTCGGCGGCCGCAAGGAGAAGATATCCCAGGGGGGAATCCGCGATCAAGTAGGTGATGCGGACGCCCTGCCCTTTTTTCTTGTAATCGTTCGGCGTCATGCCCAGATAACGGCCCGCGAATTCGTACAGGCGGCTGCTCGACCCGAAGCCGGCGTCGTACAGAGCGCGGGTGACATCATCCCCTTTGCGCAACTGGCGGCGCAGCCGGTCGAACCGCACCGCGTCAGCGTAATGGCGCGGCGAAATCCCCAGGGCGCGCGTGAATGTTTTTTGAAAGTAGGCGGGGCTCATCGACACCTGCCCGGCCACCCTCGAGAGCGTGGGCAACTCCTCGCTCTCTTCGATGTAGCGGCAGGCCCGGATCAACCTTTGGGAAAGGGACTTTGCTTTCATGGCCTTATGATAGCCTATCCGTTGGAGGAATCTATCCGATTCGTGTCCTGAAAAAGCGGCC encodes:
- a CDS encoding methylated-DNA--[protein]-cysteine S-methyltransferase; its protein translation is MKAKSLSQRLIRACRYIEESEELPTLSRVAGQVSMSPAYFQKTFTRALGISPRHYADAVRFDRLRRQLRKGDDVTRALYDAGFGSSSRLYEFAGRYLGMTPNDYKKKGQGVRITYLIADSPLGYLLLAAAEKGICSVRLGSSKGALKSELKREFPEARFDEDAEHLRDWVQALVDYLAGHKPWPLLPYDVQATAFQRRVWEWLRSIPSGTTYSYSEAAKAMGHPSAARAVARACATNPLALVIPCHRIVPKAGGVGGYRWNPERKRGLLTLEKNRGTSAPVKRFSAAL